In Nostoc sphaeroides, the genomic window TGCAGCCGTGTCAGCAGTGGTTGTAGCGGTGGGTGGCGGTGTAGCTTGGTTTACTACACACTCCAGCAATACACCCACACTACCAAACCCCTCTGGGCGCATCGAACAGCCAGCACAGCCATCAACTAGGCAGCCAGCTAATGAGCAAACCCCTAACGTTTATTGGCTAAAACCAACGGACAAAAATGTTACTTTAGTCCCCCAGCCTGTTAAAGTCGCTTCTATAGGAGCCAACCAGCCTTTAGAAGCAGCTTTCCAAAGTTTGTTAGCAGGCCCAACAGAAGGGACAGATTCCACAACTATCCCCAAAGGAACTAAACTTTTGGGGCTAAAATCAGAAAATGACGAAGTTCATGTTAATTTATCTGAAGATTTTACCAGTGGTGGTGGTAGTACTTCAATGATGGGTCGCGTCGGACAAGTTGTTTATACTGCGACAAGTTTAAATCCCAAAGCCAAAGTGTACATTGACGTGAACGGCAAACAGTTGGATGTATTAGGTGGTGAAGGTGTAGAGTTACAACAGCCACTAACTCGTGAAAGCTTTCAGAAAAATTATCAGCTTTAAAAAAGTTAGGAGTTAGAAGTTAGGAGTGAGGAGTTTTAACTCATAACTCATAACTCATAACTCATAACTCATAACTCATAACTCATAACTTTCTTAGAATTACCGTTTGCTATTTAATACACGAAAATTACGGGCTTGCTGTTCTAACCTTGTGGCAAGACGATCGCAAACCCGATTACACAAATCAAAAATCATTTCATCTTCCACCCGGTAATAGGCGCAAGTTCCTTCACTGCGGCGGCTAAGGATACCTGCTTGCCACATTACCTTTAGATGTTTTGACACATTTGCCTGAGAAGTCTGTGTTGCCTCTACCAACTCTTGCACGCATTTTTCTTCATCCCGTAATAAATGGAGCAGGCGCAGGCGCATCGGCTCACTTAACAGACTGAAGTATTCAGCTACTTGTTGCACCACTTCTGGCGGTAAAGGCAACGTTTGTTTCATCAGGATTAACCCGCAAGGACTGAAGTTTTAACGATGACTCATTTGGGATGACTCATTTCATATATAGATTAATACTTAATCGGGGTTAATTCGCATCAAAGGTTGACCATATTCTACAGCGTCGCCATTTTGGAGAAGAATTTCCATCACCTGTCCAGAGACTTCGGCTTCGATTTCATTCATCAGCTTCATCGCCTCAATGATACAGACAGTTTGACCCTTGCGGACGCGATCGCCAACTTCCACAAATGCCGCTTCCCCAGGTGCAGGAGCGCGATAAAAGGTTCCCACCATTGGGGAAGGCACTTCTACTAATCTCTGGTCAATGATTGAGGGAGAATTTACTGACAACTGCAATTGTGTGCTAGTACCAGTATTCTCAAACACGCGAGATGTGGACACCTCCGTTACCTGACTGGCGTTCACCTGGTTTCCCCCAGATGAACCCGATGTCAGGCCCGAACCTACCACACCGCCGAAGGTCGCTTGACCTACCGACAACATCTGATTGCTGACGCTCACAGCCTTACGGACTGTTAGTTCAAAATCATCGCTTTTGAGCGTGACTTCTGCAATATCTGTTTGGGCGATAGTTGCCAATAGTTGGCGGATTTCATTAAAGTCCAATGGCACAGTTTTTATTACCTCGACCTATCCGTAAATTAGCATCTTAAGTGTGGCAGGGATTTAATCCCTATGTAGGGATTTAAATCGGGACTTGCATCTCCATAGAGATGAAAGTTATTCCCTGCTGATATACTTATCTTCTTGGGTATCAACTTTGATGCGTTCTCCTTGAGAAATAAACAAAGGAACCATCACAACTGCACCAGTTTCTAGAGTTGCTGGTTTTGACCCACCGGTAGCAGTGTCACCTTTTAAACCTGGATCTGTTTGGATAATTTCCAGAACCACAGACTTAGGCAATTCTACTCCCAGCACCTGGTCGCCCCACTTAATAACTTCAGCTTCCATACCTTCCTTCAGGTATTTGACGCGATCGCCAATTTGGGCGCGGGTCAATCTGCCTTCTTCGTAAGTTTCCATATCCATAAAGACAAACTCATCGCCCTCTTTATAGGTATGCTGCATCGTACTTTTTTCTAGAGTGGCTTGCGGCACCGTTTCCCCGGCTCGGAACGTTTTTTCCATTACGCTGCCACTTTGGACATTTTTTAACTTAGTTCGGACAAAAGCGGAACCTTTACCTGGCTTGACGTGCAGGAATTCTAGCACTCGCCATACAGACCCATCTAATACAATTGAAACACCGGGTCGAAAGTCGTTACTGGAGATCATGAAACTTTCAAATTTTGGAAGACAATCGGCATTTATTGTACCCTTCTAGCGGAGTAATTAGCTATTTAGTCACGGGGCGTTGGGCATGGGGCAGTTATCAGTTGTCAGTTAAGAAAATCGTCTGTGATAACTGTTCACTGATTTGAGTTTCCCTCATCTCCCTGATCCACTTGCATTTATTTTCACTCAACACTCATGCTATGGGAAGATTATTGATGGGTTACAACCAGTCAACAATCTAATGCTGCATTTGAGTTATCCCATGCTTAACTTATTAAAATCCTGGCTGAAGAACAGCCTAATGGCAATACTGCTGGTAACAATATTTTTAGGCATAACTACAGCTGGGTGGACTCCCTCCAGTAGCGCCGCGCTGCCAGCCGGCAACGCAATTACCGACGGCAAGGCTTTGTTGCGGTATGCACTCCCGATAGATAACAAACCTGTACGGCAATTACAAGCCAGTTTAGAGGACATCTCTGCCCAACTCCGGGCTAATCGGCGGTGGGGTGCTATTTCCAAGGACATCAGCAACGCATCCCGCATTCTCGATAAACCCTCCCAAATCTTAACAAGCGTTCCCGAAGAACGCCAACCCCAAGCCGAAGCTTGGATTACCGAGTTGAAATCTGGGGTGGGTAAATTAGAAGAATTGGCGAAGAGTAAAGATAAAGAACAAATTCTCCAAGACAGAGGCAAACTTCTGAATCTCGTTACTCAGATAGAAGAGTCAATGGTGAAACAATTCCCATTTGAAGTCCCTACTGAGTACAGTAACCTGCCACAACTTAAAGGTCGTGCCACTGTAGAAATCAAAACCAACAAAGGCGATTTGACCCTTGTAGTAGATGGTTATAGTGCCCCTGTCACTGCTGGTAATTTTGTAGATTTGGTACAGAGGGGTTTTTATAATGGCTTAGAATTTACCCGTTCTGAAGAATCTTACTTTCTGCAAACTGGAGATCCAGCCGGTAAAGACGTGGGTTTTATTGATCCAAACACGGGTAAATATCGCGCTATACCCTTAGAAGTCTTAGTTCAGGGTGATAAAGCACCTACTTATGGCATTACTCTAGAAGAAGCTGGTCGTTACGTTGATATGCCAGTTCTGCCTTTTTCTGCTTTTGGGGCAGTAGTGATGGCTCGTCCCGAAAGTGAAGTAAATGGTGGTTCATCACAATTCTTCTTCTTTCTCTTTGAACCAGAACTCACCCCCGCCGGACGCAACCTATTAGATGGTCGTTATGCTGTTTTTGGCTATCTTACCGAAGGCAAAGAGGTTTTAGATAAACTAAAGGCGGGTGACAAAATAGAATCGGCAACTGTGATTCAGGGAATAGAAAATCTGGTTGAGCCGCAAACTGCATAAGAAGAGAGCAGGGGAGATGAGGGAGATGAGGGAGAATAATTACTAACTCCTAACTCCTGTACAGACGCGATTAATCGCGTCTCCCCTGATTCAGATTTCCTGCGGTGAATATCTGCTCAACTGCGATCGCTAATTCTGGAAAAGTCCGCGATCCAATTTGCTGGTGCCCAGTAAACACCGTCTCTTCGTAAAATCCATCTTCTAGCCATAGTACAGAAATCTTTTCTTTTAGTGGGTCTACAATCCAATATTCTGCCACTTCAACCGCCGCATATTCAGACCGCTTATAACGATAGTCCCGCTTGATAGAATCTGGACTGACTACCTCTACGATTAATAATGGTGGTGATTCAAAGACTGCTGATACATTGATCAATTCTCTTGCTTGCTCATACGTCACCACAGACAAGTCAGTTAACCTAGACTTATTTTTTCCCGTCCTCGTCCCAGTTTCCCGAAAAGTTAACCAAGGTAAACTCAAGCGCTGAATTTCCGCTATGAATGCGGTATCTAAAAAAGCGACAATCAAAAAATGTTGAATTGTAGGGGGATTCATTAATTCCAGCCTGCCATCTACTAGCTCATAGTGAAAACCACTGCCATCATCATAAGTTAAGTACTCTTCAAATGTGAGCTTTGTTACTGGTGTAGAAACCATTCCAACATCCCCCTAGACGACACCTTTATCGTAACTTGGGGAAGTGGGAGATGAGAGAGATGGAGAGAATTAAGGGACTTCCAAGTAAAAAAATATTCCATTGCTATTGTTCACCGTTGACCGTTGACGGTTCACGAGTTTTCAGTCAACAGTCAACAGTCAACAGTCAACGACTTTAATGTGGAATAATTTATTTTTTGGAGTTCCCTAACCAATAACAAATGACTAATGACTAATGACTAAAATCAAAGATATTGGTGAACAAGGTCTTTTAGAAAGATTACAGCGCTTTTGTCCTCCAGAAATTATCGGCGATGATGCCGCAGTGCTTGTGACTGCACCAGAGCAATCTTTGGTAGTGACAACAGATGTGCTGGTTGATGGCGTACATTTTAGCAACATTACCACTTCCCCAGAAGATGCTGGTTGGCGATCTGCTGCTGCTAATTTATCAGATTTAGCAGCAATGGGCGCTTCGCCATTGGGAATTACCGTCGGGTTGGGACTCCCCGGCGAAGTTAGGGTGAGTTGGGTTGAGCGATTATACCAGGGAATGACAGAATGCCTGCAAAAATACAATACCTCAATTGTTGGGGGTGATGTCGTGCGATCGCCTGTGACGACTTTGGCAATTACCGCTTTTGGTCAAGTTCACCCTAGTCAAATTATCCGCCGTTCTGCTGCTGTTGTGGGAGATGCGATCGTGGTTACAGGCGTTCATGGAGCCTCAAGAGCTGGCTTAGAACTGCTCTTGCATCCCGAATTAGAGCAAAACCTCAAAGATGCAGATCGCAAGACTCTAATCCACGCCCACCAACGCCCACAGCCACGATTAGATGTCTTACCAATTCTCCAGAAAATCTTAACTCCTAACTCCTGTACAGACGCGATTAATCGCGTCTCTACTCCTAACTCCCAACTCCCCATTGCTGGTATGGATAGCAGCGATGGTTTGGCAGATGCGATTATTCAAATCTGCCGCGCCAGTGGCGTTGGCGCTATCTTAGAACGCAGACAAATTTCCATTCCAGCAGCTTTTGACCATTGGCTGACACAAGAGCAAGCCCTAGAATATGCTCTATACGGTGGCGAAGACTTTGAATTAGTGCTGTGCTTATCACAAGAGTCAGCATCAGCCTTAGTAGAATATCTTGGTGAAGGTGCTGCGATCGTAGGCAAGATTACACCCGGATCAACAGTACTATTGCACGACGAACAAAAAAAATTCCCTGACCAAGTTCTAAGTCTTAGCCAGGGATTTCAACATTTCAATAGTTAAGAGTTAAAAAGGAGTTATGAGTTATGAGTTATGAGTTATGAGTTATGAGTTATGAGTTATGAGTTATGAGTTATGAGTTATGAGTTATGAGTTATGAGTTATTGAAAACTCCTCACTTTTAACTCCTAACTCCTCACTTTTAACTCCTCACTTTTAACTCCTCACTCCTCACTGTTTAATTAAACCCACTTCTCGGCTACCAATTCTGCCAAATCCAAAACTCGTTGGCTGTAACCCCACTCGTTGTCATACCACGCCATAACTTTTACAAGGTCATTACCCAAGACCAAAGTCAAGTTCGCATCAACAATCGAAGAAGCATCATGACCTTGATAATCAGACGATACCAGTTCTAGTTCGCTGTAGGCCAAAATACCTTTAAGTGGCCCTTCAGCAGCATCTTTGAGAGCTTGGTTAACTTCTTCAGTAATAGTACGCTTCTCAACCTGAACTACGAAATCTACCATTGAGACGTTCGGGGTAGGTACGCGCAAGGCAACACCATTTAGCTTGCCTCTGAGGTCTGGGATAACCAGCGCAACTGCTTTTGCTGCACCAGTAGAGGTGGGTACAATGTTTATCGCTGCTGCCCTCGCTCGTCGCAAATCCCGGTGAGAAGCGTCTAGCAAGCGTTGATCACCTGTATAGCTATGGGTGGTGGTCATCGTGCCTTTGATGATGCCAAACTTATCGTTCAACACCTTGGCAATCGGTGCCAAGCAGTTGGTAGTACAGCTAGCGTTACTGATAATGTGGTGTATGTTGTGGTCATAGTCGTGATGATTCACACCAACCACAAAAGTGCCATCCTCGTTTTTACCAGGAGCGGTAATCAGAACTTTTTTAGCTCCAGCATTTACATGCTTGAGCGCTCCTTCTTTGCTAGTAAATACCCCGGTTGCTTCGATAATTAGGTCAATTCCCCAATCTTTCCAGGGCAAGTTTTCTGGGTTGCGATCGGATACGCACTTAATGGTCTTACCGTTAACGATGATAGAGTTATCATCGGCACTGATTTCAGCACCCTTGATCTTCCCTAGCATCGAGTCATACTTCAGCAGATGAGCATTGGTTCTAGGGTCTGAAGTGTCATTAATAGCGACAAGATCGATTTTACTATTCTCTCTACCCACCCAGCAACGCGCAAAGTTACGTCCAATGCGCCCGAAACCGTTGATTGCAACTCTAATCACAGTGTCTTGCCCTCTGTATTTATGCTTATATGTTGATATCGTTGACCCCAATCATATCGCAAAGGGGGGGGGCACTTTTAACCATAAAGTGTTAGATCAACAAAAAAACACATAATTTATTCAGATTTGTTCGAGTAGAGATTGTTGTTAGTGATATATGATCTAACCGATTCTGGGAGTAAATAACGAATTGACTGGCGATCGCCCTTAGCGTTGACGAAGTTATCGCGGCAAAATTTGCGAATTAGACTTGACGAAACTCCTACTAACGGTATATCTAAGAGTTGCCAGTGAATGGTACAGGACTGCTCCCTCAGTTGTTGCTCCACTTGCTTGCAGATTAATTTGCTTTGAGTTATAGTCTCACCACCTAGCAGTCGGGGTGCTATTAACCAATCACACATTTGTGCTAGTTCGTGTCCACGGTACCAACGGGGTAAAGTTTGGAAAGTATCCAAGCCTACGATCCAGTACCAGTGAGTATTTGGGTAAAAAGCAGATAAGTCTATCAGGGTGTTAATGGCATAAGAAGTCCCAGAGCGATTTGCCTCCACTAGTGAGACAGTAAACGCTGGGTTATCTTCTATGGCTAATTGCAGCATTCCCACACGATGCTCAAACAAAGCTGCTTGTTTGTGGGGAGGATTGAGGGATGGCACCCAAATTACCTTTTCAAGGGATACTTGATGCAAAGCTCTCTCGGCTACCAGCAGGTGTCCCCAATGAATTGGATCAAATGTGCCACCAAAAATTGCTAGTTGCTGCATCCAGTTCTGCGTGGATTTTATGCAATTGAAAAATAGTTTCATTACCAATGTACTATTGTACTCAATTCATGCCTAAACTGGATGCAATTTAAAATCAGCTTCACTAACAATGTATGATGTAGCCAATTCCAGTAAGGTAACCAAAAAGATGTATTTGACATCACAAGAATTTCTTTCCCGATGCGACCAAAATTTTCAGAATAATCTTAAAAACAGTTCAGAAATAGTAAAAACCTCCAACCAAGGTAAAATCATTCTGAACAAGCAAAACCTGAGCATAAATATCATCTGGCCATCAAACATAAACATGATTAAGGGACAGTTACGGTAAAAATCAAATTCCTGTTATGATACGCGTGTCATTTGTGATTATGGTGTGGTGTGGTGTAAAAGGAGCAATAAATGACTAATTCTGTAGATTTTAGTGGTAGACCATTTCATTTTATTGGCATCGGTGGTATAGGTATGTCTGCTCTGGCATACGTTCTCGCCAAGCGTCAATTTCCAGTATCAGGTTCGGATCTTCGTGCTAACCACATTACGCACAAGTTGGAATCTATCGGCGCTCATATTTTTGGTAAACAAGAGGCAAGCAATCTCGAATTCTTTCGCCCACAGGTATTGGCAAATGCAGTAGTATTAAATTCACAAGAACAATTACCTACTGCTACTAACTCAATACTGCCTCAAGTTATTTGTTCAACAGCAATTAACACGAATAATTTAGAATACAAAGCAGCGCTGGAATTAGGTTGCCCAATTTTACATCGTTCAGATGTACTAGCAGCTTTAATTGCCGATTACCACAGTATTGCAGTGGCAGGAACACACGGCAAAACTACAACCAGTAGCATGATTGGCTATATGCTTCTGGAAGCAGGTCTTGACCCAACGATTTTAGTTGGTGGCGAAGTCAATGCTTGGTCTGGTAATGCTCGATTGGGACAAAGCCAATATTTGGTAGCCGAAGCAGATGAATCTGATGGTTCCTTGGTAAAACACGCTCCAGAGATTGGCATCATCACTAATATTGAACTCGATCATCCAGACCATTACGAGACATTAGAAGAAGTCATTGACATCTTTCAGACATTTGCTAAGGGTTGTAAAACCTTAATAGGTAGCATTGATTGTGCTACAGTGCGCGATCGCTTGCAACCCACAATCAGCTACAGCTTATACTCAGACACCGACGCTGACTACAGCGTTACTAATATTGATTATCGGGCTGATGGCACCACGGCTCTAGTTTGGGAAAGAGGCAAAGCTTTGGGCGTGTTGAAGTTACGCCTGCTAAGTCGGCACAATCTCAGTAACGCCTTAGCAGCAGTAGCTGTTGGTCGCCTCTTAGGCTTAGAATTTGGAGAAATTGCCAAAGGGATCGCCACCTTTGAAGGAGCAAGACGCCGCTTTGAGTTCCGGGGTGAAGTCGATGGTATTACCTTCATCGATGATTATGCTCATCATCCTAGCGAAATTCGCGCTACTCTTGCCGCAGCCCGCTTACAGGCAAGGCCAGGACAAAGAGTGGTTGCCATCTTCCAACCCCATCGCTATAGCCGTACACTCACCTTTTTAGAAGAATTTGCCGATTCCTTTACCCATGCTGATTTGGTTGTACTGACTGATATTTACAGTGCAGGTGAACCCAATTTAGGACAAATTACTGGTGAACATCTAGCGGCGGAAATTGCTAAACAGCATTCGCAGGTAATTTATCAACCAACTTTACCCTCAGTGTGTGAATACTTGCTGCAAACACTACGCCCAGGAGACTTGGCGCTGTTTTTGGGCGCTGGGAACTTGAATCAGGTGATTCCTGAAATAATTACCACACTTTGTGAACCTGCTAAAGCCACATCTTAAGTGGAAACTTTGCGAAGTTTTATTTCTGAGCAAAGCGCCCGTCTAGCAACGGTTCCATCTGTGAACTCTATTACCGTATTTTTTACGGTAAATAAATGTAAAAATTTTACCAAAAAAAGTAAAGATGACCATTTCCCAGGCAGCTGGAAACGTCTGCACAGTTTCTGCTTTGAATACAAAGCAACCCCAAACAACTAATTCGGTGGAGAGTGAAGTAATCTACTTACCCAATACTGATTGTACGATCAAGCCCCAGGCTTCTTTGTCAGCATTCACTTCCTATCGAGTTGGGGGAGCAGCTGATTTATACGTTGCCCCCCGAAACTTAGAAGCACTGCAAGCAAGTCTTAAATACGCAAAAGAACGTAATTTAAAGGTGACAACACTGGGAGCCGGTTCTAACTTGCTGGTGAGCGATCGCGGTATATCAGGTTTAGTCATTGCTACTCGTCATCTCCGCTTCAGCAACTTTGACCCCAAAACCGGTCAATTAACCGTTGCTGCTGGAGAATCAATTCCCAGTTTGGCATTGGCAGCAGCAGAATTAGGCTGGCAAGGATTGGAGTGGGCTGTTGGTATCCCTGGAACAGCCGGAGGTGCTGTAGTGATGAATGCAGGGGCACATAATAGCTGTATCGCAGATATGTTAGTTAGTGCCCAGGTACTTTCACCCGATGGCACGTTGGAAACTCTTAGCCCCGATCAGTTAGGTTATAGCTACCGAACTTCATTATTGCAAGGTGGCGATCGCATAGTCACCCAAGCCACATTACAACTCGCGCCAGGTGCAGACCCAGCAACAGTTGTGGCAATCACCAGAGAACACAAAAAGCATCGGTTAAGCACCCAACCATACAACTTCCCCAGCTGTGGGAGTGTGTTCCGCAATCCCAAACCTTACAGTGCTGGCTGGTTAATTGAACAAACTGGTTTGAAAGGCTACCAAATTGGTGGAGCGCAAGTAGCACAACTCCATGCTAATTTTATCGTTAACCGTGGTGGAGCCAAAGCTAGTGATATCTTCTGTCTCATTCGCCACATCCAACATCAAGTACAAGAACGTTGGTCTATTAATTTAGAGCCAGAAGTCAAAATGCTCGGAGAGTTTCAAGGTGCTTGTGGATAAAGAATGGGGAATGGGGAATAGGGAATGGGGAATGGCGAAGAAGAATTATAGCAGTTTTCATCTATTTGAACCACATCTGTTGTAAGGGTAAAGCACATTGCTAAACCCCTACCGCGTGGTCTATTTACCTGAAAATAGCTATAACAACCAATGCCCAATCCCCAATCCCCAATGCCCCATTCTATGACGCATTAATTATTGGTAAAAAAAGAGGCAAATTACTTACCGCATCTATAATTGAATTTGATTTGTTATTCAACGCATACGCGTAAAACTAATTATGACAGGTAAAGGACAAGGATTCGGCTTTGGCTTAGGAAAAATGAAAGAATTGGCTGACGCTTTTAAGAAAGCGCAGCAAGTTCAAGAAGGCGCAAAGCGACTCCAAGAAGAATTGGAGCAAATGGAGATTCTAGGAGAATCTGGCGGTGGTCTGGTCAAGGTGATTGTCAGTGGGAACCAAGAACCCAAGCGAGTAGAAATTTCTCCAGATGCTCTAGGAGAAGGTGCAGAAGTACTTTCTGATCTGGTGACAGTGGCAATGAAAGAAGCCTACAACAAATCCACAGCAACAATGCGGGAACGTATGGAAGAATTGACCAGTGGACTAGAACTTCCTGGATTTTAGTCATTAGTCATTAGTCATTGGTCATTTGACAAAGGACAAATGACTATTGACAAAAAACAAAATATATGTATGGCTTACAAGTTGCTATTTGTCTGCTTAGGTAATATCTGCCGATCGCCATCGGCAGAAAACATTATGAATCATTTAATTGAGCAGGCTGGCTTGAGCGAACAGATACTCTGTGACTCTGCTGGTACATCTAGTTATCACGTTGGTAGCCCACCTGACAGGCGCATGAGTGCTGCGGCTGCTACAAAGTTGGGAATTAAACTACGTGGTCAAGCACGCCAGTTTCAAAAGTCAGACTTTCAAGACTTTGATTTGATTTTAGCGATGGATCAAGAAAATTATGAGAACATCCTCACTCTTGATCAAACTAAGCAGTATCAGCATAAAGTGCGTTTGATGTGCGAGTTTTGCTCTCGACACACCCTGAAGGAAGTTCCAGATCCCTATTATGGTGGTCAAGAGGGATTTAATCGGGTTATTGATTTACTGATCGATGCTTGTGAAGGTCTGCTGGCAAAAGTTAGGAGTTAGGAGTTAGGAGTTAGGAGTTAGGAGTTAGGAGTTAGGAGTTAGGAGTTAGGAGTTAGGAGTTAGGAGTTAGGAGTTAGGAGTTAGGAGTTAGGAGTTAGGAGTTAGGAGTTAGGAGTTAGGAGTTAGGAGTTAGGAGTTAGGAGTTAGGAGTGAAAAATTAAAAGTTTTAATTCCTCACTCCTCACTTTTAACTCCTAACTTTTTTCATTCCACTAGACCATGCTTTATTGCAAAACGCACTAATTCTGCTCG contains:
- a CDS encoding low molecular weight protein-tyrosine-phosphatase; protein product: MAYKLLFVCLGNICRSPSAENIMNHLIEQAGLSEQILCDSAGTSSYHVGSPPDRRMSAAAATKLGIKLRGQARQFQKSDFQDFDLILAMDQENYENILTLDQTKQYQHKVRLMCEFCSRHTLKEVPDPYYGGQEGFNRVIDLLIDACEGLLAKVRS